In Desulfofundulus luciae, the following proteins share a genomic window:
- the cobO gene encoding cob(I)yrinic acid a,c-diamide adenosyltransferase yields MNRRRLEKGYVHVYTGNGKGKTTAALGLALRAIGHGYRVFMLQFMKGSKEYGEIKAAEKYLADLTIVQSGLETFVDKENPSPEDIALARQGLDMARKVIMEGNYDLVILDEINVAVDFDLIPLDAVLDLIRNKPPHVELILTGRYAHPKIIKAADVVTEMHLINHPYYDGVEARKGIEY; encoded by the coding sequence ATGAACCGCCGGCGACTGGAGAAAGGATACGTGCACGTTTACACCGGTAACGGCAAGGGTAAGACCACCGCCGCCCTGGGACTGGCCCTCCGGGCAATCGGCCACGGCTACCGGGTGTTCATGCTTCAATTCATGAAGGGAAGCAAGGAATATGGCGAGATTAAGGCGGCTGAAAAGTATTTAGCCGACCTGACCATAGTGCAATCGGGCCTGGAAACATTTGTAGACAAGGAAAATCCTTCCCCGGAAGACATCGCCCTGGCCCGGCAGGGTCTGGATATGGCCCGCAAGGTGATCATGGAAGGTAACTATGACCTGGTTATCCTGGATGAGATCAATGTGGCTGTTGATTTTGACCTGATCCCTCTGGATGCGGTTTTAGACCTGATTCGAAATAAGCCGCCCCACGTGGAGTTGATCCTCACCGGCCGGTATGCCCATCCCAAAATCATCAAGGCGGCCGACGTGGTAACCGAAATGCACCTGATCAACCATCCCTATTATGACGGTGTTGAGGCCCGGAAAGGCATTGAATACTAG